In one Lolium rigidum isolate FL_2022 chromosome 3, APGP_CSIRO_Lrig_0.1, whole genome shotgun sequence genomic region, the following are encoded:
- the LOC124703775 gene encoding LOW QUALITY PROTEIN: DNA-directed RNA polymerase II subunit RPB2-like (The sequence of the model RefSeq protein was modified relative to this genomic sequence to represent the inferred CDS: inserted 1 base in 1 codon), whose translation MEDDEYEEGMEMDMGGHQQLHHRGYGAEEDGEGGYGGGGGDGDDEDAEEARDEDEITQEDAWAVISAYFEEKGLVRQQLDSFDEFIQNTMQEIVDESADIEIRPESQHNPGRQAEFAETLHKISFGQIYLSKPMMTEADGETATLFPKSARLRNLTYSAPLYVDVSYRVVKKGHDCEEVTETAEYPKVFIGKVPIMLRSSYCTLYQQSEKDLTELGECPYDQGGYFVINGSEKVLIAQEKMSTNHVYVFKKRQPNKFAYVGEVRSMAENQNRPASSMFVRMLSRAGAKGGTSGQYIRATLPYIRADIPIIIVFRALGFVADKDILEHICYDFADTQMMELLRPSLEEAFVIQNQQVALDYIGKRGATVGVTREKRIKYAKEILQKEMLPHVGVGEFCETKKAYYFGYIIHRLLMVALGRRAEDDRDHYGNKRLDLAGPLLGGLFRMLFRKLTRDVRSYVQKCVDNGKEVNLQFAIKAKTITSGLKYSLATGNWGQANQAGTRAGVSQVLNRLTYASTLSHLRRLNSPIGREGKLAKPRQLHNSHWGMMCPAETPEGQACGLVKNLALMVYITVGSAANPILEFLEEWGTENFEEISPAVIPQAAKIFVNGCWVGIHRNPDLLVKTLRRLRRQIDVNTEVGVVRDIRLKELRLYTDYGRCSRPLFIVESQRLLIKKKHIRALQQRETPDEGWHDLVAKGFIEYIDTEEEETTMISMTITELLGARNNPEEAYLATYTHCEIHPSLILGVCASIIPFPDHNQSPRNTYQSAMGKQAMGIYVTNYQLRMDTLAYVLYYPQKPLVTTRAMEHLHFRQLPAGINAIVAIACYSGYNQEDSVIMNQSSIDRGFFRSLFFRSYRDEEKKMGTLVKEEFGRPNRENTMGMRHGSYDKLDDDGLAPPGTRVSGEDVIIGKTSPIPQDDAQGQATRYSKRDHSTSLRHSESGMVDQVLLTTNADGLRFVKVRMRSVRIPQIGDKFSSRHGQKGTVGMTYTQEDMPWTIEGITPDIIVNPHAIPSRMTIGQLIECIMGKVAAHMGKEGDATPFTDVTVDNISKALHKCGYQMRGFETMYNGHTGRKLTAMIFLGPTYYQRLKHMVDDKIHSRGRGPVQILTRQPAXGRSRDGGLRFGEMERDCMIAHGAAFFLKERLFDQSDAYRVHVCEKCGLIAIANLKKNSFECRGCKNKTDIVQVHIPYACKLLFQELMSMAIAPRMLTHEIKPGQEKKRWA comes from the exons ATGGAGGACGACGAGTACGAGGAGGGGATGGAGATGGACATGGGCGGGCACCAGCAGCTCCACCACCGCGGCTACGGCGCCGAGGAGGACGGCGAGGGCgggtacggcggcggcggcggggacggggACGACGAGGACGCGGAGGAGGCGCGCGACGAGGACGAGATCACCCAGGAGGACGCCTGGGCCGTCATCTCCGCCTACTTCGAGGAGAAGGGCCTCGTGCGCCAGCAGCTCGACTCCTTCGACGAGTTCATCCAGAACACCATGCAGGAGATCGTCGACGAGTCCGCAGACATCGAGATCCGCCCCGAGTCGCAGCACAACCCAGGCCGACAGGCCGAGTTCGCCGAG ACACTCCACAAGATCAGCTTTGGTCAAATCTACCTGAGCAAACCAATGATGACCGAAGCTGATGGAGAAACCGCTACCTTATTCCCCAAATCAGCAAGGCTCAGGAATCTGACATACTCAGCACCACTTTATGTTGATGTATCATACAGAGTTGTAAAGAAGGGACACGACTGTGAAGAAGTTACAGAAACAGCAGAATATCCAAAAGTTTTCATTGGAAAG GTTCCGATCATGTTGCGTTCCAGTTACTGCACACTGTATCAACAATCTGAGAAGGATCTCACAGAACTTGGAGAGTGCCCTTATGACCAAGGAGGATATTTTGTAATCAACGGCAGTGAAAAGGTTCTCATTGCACAGGAGAAGATGAGCACCAACCATGTCTATGTTTTTAAGAAGAGGCAACCAAATAAGTTTGCATATGTGGGTGAAGTCCGTTCAATGGCAGAGAACCAGAATAGACCTGCTAGTAGCATGTTCGTTCGGATGCTTTCCCGTGCAGGCGCGAAAGGG GGTACATCAGGTCAATATATTCGTGCTACTTTGCCATACATTCGTGCAGACATTCCCATCATTATTGTGTTTAGAGCATTAGGATTTGTTGCCGACAAAGATATCCTGGAGCACATATGTTACGATTTTGCCGATACACAAATGATGGAATTGCTACGCCCATCTTTGGAGGAAGCTTTTGTCATTCAAAATCAGCAG GTTGCTCTGGACTACATTGGAAAGCGTGGTGCTACAGTTGGTGTAACAAGAGAAAAGAGAATCAA GTATGCCAAAGAGATACTTCAAAAGGAAATGTTGCCCCATGTTGGTGTAGGCGAATTTTGTGAAACTAAAAAGGCATACTACTTTGG GTATATTATTCACCGCCTATTGATGGTTGCTCTTGGTCGAAGAGCTGAAGATGACAGAGATCATTATGGTAACAAAAGGCTGGACCTTGCAGGTCCATTGCTTGGAGGACTGTTCAGAATG CTTTTCAGGAAACTGACGAGGGATGTGAGGTCATATGTTCAGAAG TGTGTCGATAATGGGAAGGAAGTTAATTTGCAATTTGCCATCAAAGCGAAAACCATTACTAGTGGATTGAAGTATTCCCTTGCTACGGGAAACTGGGGACAGGCTAATCAAGCTGGTACAAGAGCCGGTGTGTCTCAG GTGCTCAATCGCCTTACATATGCTTCTACATTATCACATCTGCGGAGGCTGAACTCTCCTATTGGGCGTGAAG GGAAACTGGCAAAACCTCGCCAACTTCATAATTCTCATTGGGGAATGATGTGTCCTGCTGAAACACCCGAAGGACAA GCTTGTGGCTTGGTAAAAAATCTTGCCTTGATGGTCTATATCACTGTTGGTTCTGCCGCAAATCCTATTTTGGAATTTTTGGAAGAGTGGGGCACAGAAAATTTTGAG GAGATATCACCAGCAGTCATTCCTCAAGCTGCTAAAATTTTCGTTAATGGTTGCTGGGTTGGAATTCATAGGAATCCTGACCTATTGGTGAAGACACTTCGGCGTTTGAGAAGACAG ATTGATGTCAACACTGAAGTTGGTGTGGTTCGTGATATTCGTCTTAAAGAACTTCGACTCTATACGGATTATGGGCGTTGCAGTCGTCCACTGTTTATTGTTGAAAGCCAGAGGCTTCTCATTAAGAAGAAGCATATTCGAGCATTGCAGCAAAGA GAGACTCCTGACGAAGGTTGGCACGACTTGGTTGCCAAAGGTTTTATAGAGTACATAGATACTGAAGAGGAAGAGACTACTATGATCTCTATGACTATAACT GAACTTTTAGGTGCGAGGAATAATCCAGAGGAGGCATATCTTGCGACTTACACACACTGTGAGATTCACCCTTCTTTGATCCTTGGTGTGTGCGCGTCGATTATTCCTTTCCCTGATCACAACCAG TCACCTCGTAATACTTATCAGTCTGCTATGGGAAAGCAAGCTATGGGAATCTATGTTACTAACTATCAGTTAAGAATG GACACGTTGGCCTACGTTCTGTACTACCCACAAAAGCCTCTTGTTACTACTCGTGCTATGGAGCATTTGCACTTCAGGCAGTTACCGGCTGGCATT AAtgctattgttgccattgcatgcTACTCTGGATATAACCAAGAAGATTCGGTTATTATGAACCAATCTTCAATAGATCGTGGGTTCTTCAGATCACTATTTTTCCGCTCTTACAG AGATGAGGAAAAGAAGATGGGAACTCTTGTCAAAGAGGAATTTGGCCGTCCAAATAGGGAGAACACCATG GGAATGCGCCATGGGTCCTATGATAAATTAGATGATGACGGACTTGCACCACCA GGAACAAGGGTCTCTGGGGAAGATGTCATTATTGGGAAGACATCTCCTATTCCACAAGATGATGCTCAAGGGCAAGCTACTAGATACTCAAAGCGTGATCATAGTACTTCTCTGCGTCACAGTGAAAGTGGGATGGTGGATCAG GTTCTTTTAACAACAAATGCTGATGGTTTGAGATTTGTCAAGGTTAGAATGCGATCGGTTCGCATACCACAAATAGGAGATAAGTTCAGTAGTAGGCATGGTCAGAAGGGAACCGTTGGAATGACTTACACACAAGAGGACATGCCATGGACAATCGAAGGCATCACGCCTGATATCATTGTGAATCCACATGCTATTCCATCCCGTATGACTATCGGCCAGCTGATTGAGTGTATTATGGGTAAAGTTGCAGCTCACATGGGAAAGGAAGGAGATGCAACTCCTTTCACTGATGTTACT GTGGATAACATCAGTAAGGCACTTCATAAGTGTGGTTATCAAATGCGTGGATTTGAGACCATGTACAATGGTCACACTGGGAGAAAATTGACTGCAATGATCTTCCTAGGTCCAACTTACTACCAGAGACTTAAGCACATGGTGGATGACAAAATTCACTCTAGAGGCCGTGGTCCTGTCCAGATATTGACCAGGCAGCCAG GAGGGCGCTCCCGTGATGGTGGTCTCCGTTTTGGAGAAATGGAGAGGGATTGTATGATTGCTCATGGCGCTGCATTTTTCTTGAAGGAACGGTTATTTGACCAGAGCGATGCTTACAGAGTACATGTGTGTGAGAAGTGCGGACTCATTGCCATTGCCAATCTCAAGAAGAATTCCTTCGAGTGCAGAGGTTGCAAGAACAAGACAGACATTGTCCAG GTCCATATACCATACGCATGCAAGCTCCTCTTCCAGGAGCTCATGTCAATGGCAATTGCTCCCAGGATGCTCACCCATGAGATCAAGCCTGGGCAGGAGAAGAAACGTTGGGCTTGA